A region of the Nothobranchius furzeri strain GRZ-AD chromosome 13, NfurGRZ-RIMD1, whole genome shotgun sequence genome:
GGGTGTTTATCTCACCAAAACTCCAGGATTTGCAGCTTCCATGGGAAAAAACAAgacggggcgaaacagcaggagaggagaaatgattctggccaccccgagaacaggtaggatgcgccaaaatcTCCCAAACtggctcgaccaccccgaaaacctgtaggatgcgccgaagcccctcaggccggaatctccctccactgaaaaaggagaaaaagaaaaaataatcttcCAAAAACAGATGGTAGCTCACCaaaggtccaggttggtcagatcattctgtcacgttgtgggtgtggagatggcggaccaagtgtggtggagggttcaggaggcagaagaccaggcacggatgaaaaataaaaatggtttatttacagaacgggaacggcaggaacaaacacaacaaTGACttgaaacaacaatgatctgacacagGACATaggagacgggaggtataaatacactggggaaaatcaggaacacctgGGCATGTTAACAAGGGCAGGGGAAACCAACAAacaactaatcagggcaggagaggaacacagtaagGAAGGCAGGGGCGGATCGTGACACAGTGAGTGGTGGGAACAAGGGAAGGCACAAATTTGAGTTTTCTGTCAACATTACACGCGGGGGTCTACAAACCAAATAAAAAAAGACTATGGCAGATTTAGAGAAGAACATCAGGGTACTAGACTCTCTCTACTACTCAACAACAGCACACCTTAGACCATAAAAGACAGAAGCTTGGGCATTTCCTGCAAGAGAGGGCCAAAGGGGCCTTGATCCAGGCTCGTCTCACCACAATACAGGACATGGatgctccaacattgttcttttttAACCTGGAAAAGACTTCAAAccggaaaaaaaaacaaatggttgGCCTTCGTCTCCCAGATGGACATTTATCCACAGATCCAGTGGAGATGAGGAAGCATGCAGTAGAATTCCATACCAGCCTATTTAAGGCCACCCCATGTGATGAGAACTGTGCTAGAGAGCTGTTGCAGGGGCTCCCTTCCTTGACCACAGCAGACCAGGAAATCTTAAATGCATACATAACCATGGAGGAGCTTACAACGGCAGTCTCCCAGATGGCTGCAGGGAAATCTCCGGGGATGGACGGCTTACCTGCTGACTTCTACAAGTTTTTCTGGAGCAGTATGGGACATCACCTGATGGATGTTTTTAAAGGCTCACTTCAGACAGGAGCACTTCCTGCATCGTGTAGGTGGGGCGTTCTGTCCCTGCTGCCAAAAAAAGGGGACTTAATCCAACTAAAAAACTGGAGACCAGTTTCCTTGTGTTCAGACTATAATATATATTCTAAGTTCCTATCAAACAGACCCATACCAGTTTTAAGAGGAATCAGACAGGGTTGGCCCATCTCAGGACAACTGTATATTTTAGCTATTGAACCGCTGCTGTCACGGTCTGGGgttttttcacacactaattggtgtagagtctcatctctcctctgcaggtgggcgtgcctggaagtggggaggctgcaggtaatctgctgattagctggccagggatatttaagctcctgagagacgccttcacttcgctggatgattaactcaacttgggtATTTCTCCTAACAGCCAAATTCGAACTaagctttgattttgagaattttCTGGGTAAtggatttttgatttttgagCTCTCTGTGTTTTTTGACTGCCTGTTTTGCCTCCTGCAGATATCTcctatcagttcacctcgtttgctgctaccaacctggtttcttcactgtccactcgtctctcagcgtcctcctctggtcttcccactccaggctgcccaccctccctcctggatcatcattacccttcatgctcagctccctcctcatttggactccaagctcatcggcctccagtaagcctcctgccctccccagaccggtcactcctccctctctcatgaggtctcacctccaacctgtaagttccatcagatccaacattcagatttccgagtgccagacctaactctccctgttcctccaggactctccacacccgaacctcgcttctctgccgaatactgctagatttcctagcagctccttctgttctcctttactaataaattattgtttgcgatcttctttgactctgtggactgattctgtatgtcgtgggttaggcatctaccacacaacatgacagcTGCTGTGTCGGCTGAGGAACATGCTGAAAGGTCTACACCTACCTTTACCTGTCTCGAGTCCTCCCTTAGTTGTGTCTGCTTATGCAGATGAGGTGAATGTTTTTATCCATGATCAGCAGGATGTACAAGAACTCAGATCTAGTTTACTTTTATATGAGAATACATCCTCAGCTAAGGTTAACTAGGACAAGAGTGAGGCATGTGTAGTGGGGGGTGGGACCTTGGTAATGTCCCACCTCTGCCAGAAGGGTTGAGGTGGGGAACGGGAGGTATTAAAACACTAGGCCTGTACTTGGGTAGTGAAAGGTTTCAGAAACAGAACTTGGAGAAGGTGGAAGCTGTCCTACAGGGGCAAGCTTTTGATAGCAAACATCCTGGTCGCCTCGTTTCTGTAGCACAGACTGATTGTACTGGTTCCACCACCAGGTCTGCTGGAAGGTGTTCAGAAGCTGTTGGTGAAATTCTTCTGGTCCGGTCACCACTGGATCAGAGCTTCGGCTCTTTGCCTACCTGTGTCAGACAGAACAAGGACTAATAGACGTGGTGTCTAGAACTGCAGCCTTCAGGTTACAGACAGCTCAAAAGCTTCTTTATGGTGACAGACTCTGCTGGCTCCCCctggctcatctcctgctgcagaaggTTGGTGGGCTTGGGCTGAACAAACACCTGTTCCTGTTGAATCGGAAGGTGTTGGTTCTCACAAGGATTAGTCCGTTCTACTTGTCAGTGCTGGACATTTTTAAACTGCTGACGGTTTCCCGAGCGCCTGACACGGGACCAGGGACATGGTTGCTACCCTTATTTGTTTTCGTGCCCAGGTAAAGTGTCAGAAAAAATGGACAATATTGttaattaactttttatttgcatgtgcagaactagccatctggaaaaccaggaaaaaccagatgctgggacagagctggactgatgctgagcagAGCCTGAAGGGCCTGGTGGAAGCTCGCTTAAAGATCGAACACGCTTTTTATGAACTTACTGGGAACCTGGACTTCTTTAGAGCGGGTGTAGGGGATCGGGCAGGTGCTCTGTCTGCTGGATGGACAGGGCTCCCTAAAGATCAACATCTAAACTGTGGGTTTATCAGTTTTCCTGGTTTTATTAATAGAAAACAAGTTTCAGTCATTAATGCTGATTGTTgatttgtaaagaaaaaaaataatttaaaagtcaAAAGTctctttcctcttcttcttctgctgctgcttctccatcttcttctccttctccttcttcttcttcgtcttctcctTCGCCTTCTCCTtcgtcttcttctccttctccttctcttcctacttctttttcttcttcttcttctccttcttcttctttgtcgtcGTCTTCGTCATCTTCTTTTTCATCGTCTTTGTCGTCTTCTTTGTCGTcgacgtcttcttcttcttctcctcctttttcttcttttttgccgacgtcttcttctttttcatcgTCTTCTTTTTtgccgtcttcttcttcttcttcctttttgtcgtcatcttcttctttttcgttgtcttcttctttttcgtcgtcatcttcttcatcttcgtcttcttcctcctcttctttttcATCGTCTTCTTTtttgtcgtcttcttcttcttcttcttttttgtcgtcatcttcttcctcttctttttttgtcgtcgtcatcttcttcctcttcttgttCTTCGTCGTTgtgttcttcctcttcttcttcttcgtcgtcgtcttcttcttcttccccttcttctttgtcttcgtctTACCCTTCGCcttcgtcgtcgtcatcttcttcttcattgtcatcttcttcttcttctttttcgtcatcttcttcttcatcgtcttcatcttcttctttttgtcgtcttcttcttctttttcgtcATCTTCGTCATCTTCTTATTCTCCTTctacttcttttccttcttcttcgccttcttcttcttcttctcctacttcttcttcgtcatcttcttcagtttcttcttcttcgtatTCTTCTTTTTCGTCatattctttgtcttcttctttctcgtcttcttctttttcttcatcttcgtcttcgtcttcttcttcttcttctccttctctttttttctacttcttctttttctccttctcctccttctttttctccttcttctttttctccttctcctccttctttttctccttctccttcttctttttctccttcttctccttctttttcatcgtcttcttctttttcgtcatcttcttctttttcgtcttcttcttcttcttcctcttcgtcttcttcttttttgtcaacttcttctttttcgtcaacttcttcttcttcctcttcgtcttcttcttttttgtcaacttcttcttctttttcgtcaacttcttcttttttcatcatcttcttcttttttgtCGTCTTCTTCTTTTTGTCATCTTCATTGTCTTCTTCTTTtttgtcgtcttcttcttctttttcgtcatcttcttcttcttctttgtcatcTTCTTCTATttcatcttcttttttttcttcgttGTCTTCTttatcgtcttcttcttcttctttttcgtggtcttcgtcttcttcttctttatcttcttcttcttttttgtcgtcttcgtcgtcttcttctttGTCCTCTTCTTCTttgtcgtcttcttcgtcttctttttgTCATATTCTTCGTCTTCTTTTTTGTCGTCTTCTTCGTCCTCTTCTTTTTGtcgtcttcttcatcttctactttttcGTCTTCTTCTTTGTCGTCTTCGTCTGTTTTTTCGTcaacttcttctttgtcttcttcgtcttcttcttattcttcttctttttcctccTCTCTTTTTTCATCAtcattttcttctcttttttaaTCTTCTTTTtccatattttcttctttttctctccTTTCCTCTTTGCTGTAtagtggactgccctgttgactgatttcCATAGTGATGAATATGTCACAGCGTTCATTGCTCTGACATGTCCAATCGCTGCCCAGTTGTGTGTGGAGATAGTCTGAGAGACAATCATACCTTCAGCTCCACGATCTATTTCAGTCAATAGGTCGTGGTTTAGACACTACATTTACATACTTGATGACTTGCCAGGTTACCACACTGATGTGAACCTGAGACAAAAAACTTTTAGATCTTTGACTTTAAAGTAAACATTTAAAATGTCAATAAAATGATCATGAATGATGAATGTCTTACCTGTTGTAGATGGAACCTGAAATGACATCATTCAGGAGAAACAGAATTGTTCAGATCAGTAACATCTAGTGGCAGCAGGGATAAAGCCAAAGCAGCTCCATTAGTTCCATCCTGTTTATCCATCAGATTCATACTGGACAGTTTTGactggaatcaataaaatgatttgaaATATGATAAAAGCTTTCTGGTTTTCTTAAGCCCACAACATGTGGATTGTCAATGCAGACACTAGGTTTCTTGATAATGGGGGTTGTACACCAGACCAATAAAAGGAACATGAAAATGGCCTCACCCAGAATGGACAGCTTTTctgatgtttatttaaaatttGAGATGTTTGTTAAAGCACTTTAGCTACAGTTTGTTCTAGATCTGCCTGCTGTTTCAGCTAATAGCAGACACATTGCTGTTTGTCAGTCACTGTGTAATTCAGAAAAAGGAAACagtattttttttgtttctgtCAGTAAAAACCTCTAAACGAAAATGCATAGAAAGTGCACTATGTCTGTTTCTATTACAGAATGAAAATATTTGGGTCTTTCCCCTTCGAGTGCTGCATCACACTGTCTGGAAGTCTATATAAGCAACAGTTTGctaataaaatgatcaaaaacacgaAGAAGTTATGTAACACCACATGTCTCCTAATCACAGCCGCCTGGGCCGGTCTAACATCAGACAGAATACTGAACACATAAGTGATGGGACACCTGAGGCATTACAAAACCTAATAGTCAGTTGTCAGCAGCTGTCTGCCTGTGGAGGATTTTGTGTTCATTGATTTTTAGCAGAGCAGGAACAGAAATCTAATACGGAAAATGATGACACATGAAGTGAGGCCTTCAAGCCTGAAAATAGACATGTAAATAGCAAGTTGTGCAATGTGTGGTCCATTGAGCACAAACTCTCTGAGGCTTGATTCTGGCCAAGTTGATTTCCAGATGTTTCTTCAAGCTCTGACTAAGGAGAGGTCTGCACAGTGGGGGAGTGCTTTGAATGTCTGCTTCCTGGACTGAAGAAGTTAAATGTTGATTTAGTCTCGGTACATTGAACATTTCACTTTTCATTGTACAAATCATCGTCGCTCTCATTATTCATTTGTCTTCAGCACCACTCTGGAGAACTTCACACGGTTTTGCTCTCCAAACTGACCTCATTAATAAAAATGTAAAGATCCATAGTGGCCGCCCTGCCTTGGACAACCTATGTTCATTTAGGGTAAAAACACAGACAAATGAGCACATCCGTCAGCTTTCCTTCCTGCATGAGCTCACCCTAAGGACTGAATCAAAACTGAGCCCAACTCACTCCTTTATGTACAAAGTGTCATCCCTCAGAAGCCAGATGTACTCATATGGtcctgcaagtgtgtgtgtgtgtgggggtggggggggtggggggtgggggggggggtatccatCACAGATTCTCATGTCTGAAATGATCCACAATGAAACAGCTTCAAGCAACTTGTTAGGAGCAACTAAATCAAGATGATGAAATGGAACGGAAACTGCTACAGTTTGCAGTGATCACTTCATCACAGGTAAGGGTTTACTAAAGGTTTTTATGACATTTTCTTGAACAGCTTGGAATCACAGCTACAAAAACAGCAGGTAAACAGTCTGATACTGTTTTCATGTGTCCTCACCGCAAATATATTGTAGAGTGCTAaagtttttagcagttagctcagtGTTGTAACGTGGAACTGCAGAGGATGAGGATTAAACAGttggggttttttattttttacttcaaaCCAAACGAGACACGAATGGTTAAACTCTGGAGTGGTAAGGTGTCTTTTGCCTTTTGTTGTGAATCAATAACCTAATTATCACCAAGTGTTTACAATGCACTACCGGCATGTTTGCTAcgttcataccattctgggattTAGCCTGAAACAACAGTGATTGTTGTTAATGTTCTAAATGCATACGTACGTACGATGTTAACatgtacattttcaataaatgaacctagttttataggttcaaatagacacaaaAACACAGGAGATGACTCCACTCATGAAGTTATCAGGTCAGTTTTCCTGGTGTTGACTCTTGCTGATTTACACAGTTCTTACCTTGTTGCTGCAAGCTCAAATGTTCCTTTTTCTTGTATGTTGACTTGAAATTAGTTGTTACTGTAAAATCTATCTGGATTGAGGGCAGGGAAGTAGGAGCGGCTTTCAGTGTTTCTATAATTGGCACATTTACTCTAGGGTCAGCTCAGTCtgggctggatggagttgttgtgtcTACACTGGCATTATCTGTGCTGTGTTTCAGCCCTGCTTCCCTGGTCCACCTCATGCTGAGCCGACCATACACACCCATCTATAGATCGATTAGAGTGTGAGAACAGACTGTGAGCGCTCTTTAGCCCTTTATACAACACACACCGTGCCGGCAAATCAGTTTAATATTACCACagcggtgtgtcttataaatgccCCATGCAAGCAATGCCCAACTTTTGAGGCATTCGTTCCGctttgcttggtagtaatattgtggtgatgtctgtcttataaacggcGATTGCACCTTGgctcaacagagggaggtgtcatgatcacgtggggagttactatattgaaaatgaaagtaaacacagaatCAGCCGAGATGGAAAACTGAAGTGATACAGCActtctggagcttctctcctATAGAgcggaagctcagatcaccagactgcatggggactgtgggggacagacgcctttaggagcggcttggcaACAAAACCTAATGAGCGTGGCTTCAAGTTCTGAACAAATTAAACAAAAGCCCACGGCATTGCAGAGACCTCGCCCATACCCCCGTTATACAGCCATTGCCTAATCTTTTGTGAAGAGGATAAGATTCAGCTACATTACCGCcagggtctgaccacttatatatggcctaaggctccctgattccGCCACACAATACATTCTCACACCCCAAGCGGCTAAACCTGACGACGGGTGACTAAGAGTTTGTTTCCGATGAGTTGGGACCCCAACGCGTCAGCAGGCAAAGTGCTATGCCAGAGAGTCGCTTTCGGATGCCTGCAGTAAAATGGACATTTCACCaagttgtgacctttaccctcttgctatttaatcttcccctcacccctatcctaacttaTTCACTGACtcattgacaactaaagttgtcatttgcatttttttttactgtgtaggCGTCAGAACGACCCCCTGTCGCAATACgctggatggttaggacccaaatgcaggaacccaagatgacacgaggcaggatatGATATAAGAGAAAATCCTTTATTGGAGgagccaaaaaataaataaatccaaaagaatgggagccaataaatccaaaggcagtccAAAAACTAGAGACCAAAAACACAGGAGGCTAGAGAAGGCTGAGATCAAAAACACTGGAGACGAGACAAGACAAGACTGACAGAATACcataatggaccgacacaagacagagacaagacagggcttatatacacagggaggagtaattagggaaaatggcagcaggtgtgtggaatgagggctggagggaagacaggtgaatatacttaactaaatgggaaaacagaaacagaggagggcaaataaacctaaaacacaaaactaaacaactattatctaaagacagagggaagggcttacacacacgcatacacacacatacacacactgacacaatGACACACAcgtaaactcacacacacacatacacacattaacacaaacatacactcacacacacacacacatatataatgagctggggaacaagaggctggagctacaactggaggggcctgaggatgactaaatgaacaccggacctgagggaatgctatgaaggcctacaaacagaagacacataaatgagacacagacaaaggacacatgagggcgctatgagacacaggagggaatctagagagggatggagaaacatcaggagacacataaggaagacacagacgcataCCATGACACCCCCGCACAGTGAGAACAAGCAAcctagctctaaagccgatcttcatccacgtaggtCATACATCATGTGATCAAGAAGCTGAAAATttatgttaggagatcattttgggccactgctgtaaaaaaaaaaaaagtgaggagcgaaccggaaaattttctgctgatcacaatttgacagcggattatgaaagaatggataacgcttgaaacacgcggattcttcctgatgtaagagacgAGTCTTCTCTTTGATTTGTTAGTTTTAGCGCTgatatcatcctagcacgcaaagttctgtgactcttaaaaaaactgtaaaaatgctgaaaaacgctggcagtgaagggcttttctgatcaggaaacggctagcAATGAGTGAGTTAACCAACTTGTGCTTGCAAaattttgtttctagttgtatcgttcctctcaaaGATGGTTAACAGTAAATTaagaatgagaaactgggttaaggttaggatgggggttgaGGGTGAggctaaatagcaagagggtaaaggtcacaattcggtgaaatGTCAGTTTTACCACGGGCGTTGGAaagcgatgctctggcacagcgcttgCCCAGCGACGTgttgtgagaacgtgttgcacCGCGGCATTGCGGCaaattgacagcattgttttgtaaaaacagctttTGATGGAAGAGGACCCCACGGTGGCACAGCTGCAATGAGAAGAGCAGGAAGCTatgtgcttcatgtcagagtctccaaaagtaaCACTGCTCACTCCCACTTTTGTTTACTAGCGTGTGGTTCTTAAGAaggacaccacagacttctcTGCACCATCTTAGCAGGCCCACCCACATGCTCTGTCATACCCGTGCTCCTGAGAAGGCtgtgttaacacaatctggacatGTGGGAGCTGTCCCTACCCGGTCCAAGCCAGGCTAACCAAAGTGTAAAAGAGCCATTTTGCACAGGTTGCTGCcccaaaaacaacacaaaatggTGAAGCCTAAAATCGGATCTAATGGCTATACTATCATTCCATTTATTTTACAGTGAATGGTTTTTGAAAGGAAAatatttttttccacatttggtccgcattgccggcagtaagtcgggctcgttcccagttagagttggactccgccacggctgacctttgtcaccgattctgttcataacctttatggacaggatttccaggtgcagccaaggtgtggagggcatccgttttggtggcctgaggatcaggtctctgctttttggagatgatgtggtcctgttggcttcatcagaacgtgatcttcagctttcgctggagctgttcgcagctgagtgtgaagcagctgggatgaaaatcagctcctataaatctgagaccatggtcttgattcggaaaagggtagaatgccttctctgggtcagggattcggtcctgccccaagtggaggagtttaagtatctcggggtcttgttcacaagtgagggagaactggagcgtgagatcgataggtggattggtgctgcgtctgcagtgatgcgggcgttgtaccagtctgtcgtggtgaagagagagctgagtcagaaggcgaagctcttgagacagagagccagacctgctgagagtgagacagagagccagacctgctgagggtgagacagagagagccagacctgctgagagtgagacagagagccagacctgctgagggtgagacagggagagccagacctgctgaggtgcaggtaggtgcaacatgtgaagagtgagatgattttagatggttgatgatgagaggaagatttgaatgtgataataagtgaacacatgtAAATTTATTTAAACCCATAACAAGTAGAGCTGGGCAGTACGGCTTAAGAAAAAATCAAAATTCTGTACATGCTTCCTTAGAAATTTTTGAAAAAATAAGTGTAAAATTctgcattctggtgcatttagactgcaattttggccactgttttttcttttggccAGCTGAAAATagtgtagttccagctgttgttgtgagtgaattattatttcttttttccttccgtcagaagcaaacagatttttatttattcattaggtcagcattgttggctgatgtaggttaaaatattctgataagagtcagatcaattcagactgaatactcacagctttagtcttgtattaaatctgttcacACATATCTACCCATATGTATAAGATAATATaccatatcctacattcatattattaaataaaaataaaacagtactgacacaaaACGTCCACTTTGGCCGGTAATTaaacctggatctggctaatggggagcctaagtctcttccccttctggttggctcatgggtccccgatcaaaaaaaaaaaaaaaagaatgttagTGAACCGGGCTAGAAaacttattttcttgtctttctgggctttgccttacaccctgagtcacatctgtcaggcttttcatatcttagagtttcaccgtgtattttctatcagaagctaatgcaggagtgctatataaaaaaaaggtggtatggtatggttggtatgagatagatgtaggagactattttcatgttcagcctgcatgaaacactcagagtgacccgttaaaatcagaaattatcattaaatgtattattttcagtgaagttgacctatatattgatGTATTggcctacaacagatttgttagatttccaaaatgcgtccccccaatattaaactcgttcctactcCCTTGGTTACAATTGCTGCCTTCTGCTCTAGGATCAGCTTTCCTGATTCCTCCTGCAGTACCACTCCTTCTGCTACCTGGCCCGCTCAGCTGCTGTAAGTTAGTGCTCAGGGCATTAGAGGAAGAGGCTGTGAAGCCTTCAGGGAGAGTGGAATGCCTAGATCTGTGCTGTGGTTTTCTCCCTCTCCATGAGTTTCTTTACTTGTGAGAGTGTGTTCCCTATATTGTAGTCTTTGACTAATCTGCACCTTGAATCTCAACTTACAGGTGTGAGATAAGTACAGGATGGAAGCCAAGTGTCTGATATATCTTCTAGTGAATAGACTCAGTGTGCTCAGAGGAGCTATTTAGTACGTTTTGGGAGATTATGAAACCCTCCTCTTGGTTATCAGAACTAGTCATTACTAAAACCTAGGATCATTTATAGTATTTTGTCCTTAGTTGGGATTATTCCTTTTGGTTTTGATCAGCTTTTCATTTCTCTTTTGGTTTGTTTAGTCGAGCTGTGGTGGTTCGTTTAAAACTTTGTAAATTAAAATCCTATTTTTTCTTCCCATTGACACGTGCCTATTTTATGTTATGCCAGTCCTTTGCCTCAACAAGGCGTGACAACTTGGCTAAGTCAACAAACTCGAGGAACAATTTTCCTGATGAAAACCAGTCATATCACTGGAGCCACTGACAGCATCACAGTATGACTCGTTCATAACAAAGCGTCCAGACCATCTTTAAACCgatttctgtcaaactattactTCGTGTTGGTAACATACGTAGCTTGCCTCCAGCCTGTGTCTCGTAGTTCTCTTCATTAGA
Encoded here:
- the LOC139062407 gene encoding cilia- and flagella-associated protein 251-like; protein product: MKKKMTKKKKKKMTMKKKMTTTKAKGKTKTKKKGKKKKTTTKKKKRKNTTTKNKKRKKMTTTKKEEEEDDDKKEEEEEDDKKEDDEKEEEEEDEDEEDDDEKEEDNEKEEDDDKKEEEEEDGKKEDDEKEEDVGKKEEKGGEEEEDVDDKEDDKDDEKEDDEDDDKEEEGEEEEEKEVGREGEGEEDEGEGEGEDEEEEGEGEEDGEAAAEEEEERDF